A window of the Equus przewalskii isolate Varuska chromosome 10, EquPr2, whole genome shotgun sequence genome harbors these coding sequences:
- the FLOT2 gene encoding flotillin-2 isoform X1, whose protein sequence is MGNCHTVGPNEALVVSGGCCGSDYKQYVFGGWAWAWWCISDTQRISLEIMTLQPRCEDVETAEGVALTVTGVAQVKIMTEKELLAVACEQFLGKNVQDIKNVVLQTLEGHLRSILGTLTVEQIYQDRDQFAKLVREVAAPDVGRMGIEILSFTIKDVYDKVDYLSSLGKTQTAVVQRDADIGVAEAERDAGIREAECKKEMLDVKFMADTKIADSKRAFELQKSAFSEEVNIKTAEAQLAYELQGAREQQKIRQEEIEIEIVQRKKQIAVEAQEILRVDKELIATVRRPAEAEAHRIQQIAEGEKVKQVLLAQAEAEKIRKIGEAEAAVIEAMGKAEAERMKLKAEAYQKYGDAAKMALVLETLPEIAAKIAAPLTKVDEIVILSGDNSKVTSEVNRLLAELPASVHALTGVDLTQIPLIKKATSAQV, encoded by the exons GATTTCCCTAGAGATTATGACGTTACAGCCCCGCTGCGAGGACGTAGAGACGGCCGAGGGGGTAGCTTTAACTGTGACGGGTGTCGCCCAG GTGAAGATCATGACAGAGAAGGAGCTCTTGGCCGTGGCCTGCGAGCAGTTCCTGGGCAAGAACGTGCAGGACATCAAGAATGTCGTGCTGCAGACCCTGGAGGGGCACCTGCGCTCCATCCTTG ggacCCTGACTGTGGAGCAGATTTATCAAGACCGGGACCAGTTTGCCAAGCTGGTGCGGGAGGTGGCAGCCCCTGACGTCGGCCGCATGGGCATCGAGATCCTCAGCTTCACCATCAAG gaCGTGTATGACAAAGTAGACTATCTGAGCTCCCTGGGCAAGACACAGACTGCCGTGGTACAAAGAGATGCCGACATCGGAGTGGCCGAGGCCGAGCGGGATGCAGGCATCCGG gaAGCCGAGTGCAAGAAAGAGATGCTGGACGTGAAGTTTATGGCAGACACTAAGATTGCCGACTCCAAACGAGCCTTTGAGCTGCAAAAGTCAGCCTTCAGTGAGGAGGTCAACATCAAG ACAGCTGAGGCCCAGCTGGCCTATGAGCTACAAGGGGCCCGTGAGCAACAGAAGATCCGGCAGGAAGAAATTGAGATTGAGATTGTGCAGCGCAAGAAGCAGATTGCAGTGGAGGCGCAGGAGATCCTGCGTGTAGACAAGGAGCTCATTGCCACAGTGCGCCGCCCCGCCGAGGCCGAGGCCCACCGCATACAGCAGATCGCTGAGGGTGAAAA GGTGAAGCAGGTCCTCTTGGCACAGGCAGAGGCTGAGAAGATCCGCAAAAtcggggaggcagaggcagcagtcATCGAGGCAATGGGCAAGGCAGAGGCCGAGCGGATGAAACTCAAGGCTGAGGCCTACCAGAAATATGGGGACGCAGCCAAGATGGCCTTGGTGCTGGAGACCCTGCCCGAG ATTGCTGCCAAAATTGCTGCCCCACTCACCAAAGTCGATGAGATTGTGATCCTCAGTGGGGACAACAGCAAGGTGACATCAGAAGTGAACCGACTGCTGGCCGAGCTGCCTGCCTCTGTGCATGCCCTCACAGGCGTGGACCTGACTCAG ATACCCCTGATCAAGAAGGCCACCAGTGCACAGGTGTGA
- the FLOT2 gene encoding flotillin-2 isoform X5, with translation MTEKELLAVACEQFLGKNVQDIKNVVLQTLEGHLRSILGTLTVEQIYQDRDQFAKLVREVAAPDVGRMGIEILSFTIKDVYDKVDYLSSLGKTQTAVVQRDADIGVAEAERDAGIREAECKKEMLDVKFMADTKIADSKRAFELQKSAFSEEVNIKTAEAQLAYELQGAREQQKIRQEEIEIEIVQRKKQIAVEAQEILRVDKELIATVRRPAEAEAHRIQQIAEGEKVKQVLLAQAEAEKIRKIGEAEAAVIEAMGKAEAERMKLKAEAYQKYGDAAKMALVLETLPEIAAKIAAPLTKVDEIVILSGDNSKVTSEVNRLLAELPASVHALTGVDLTQIPLIKKATSAQV, from the exons ATGACAGAGAAGGAGCTCTTGGCCGTGGCCTGCGAGCAGTTCCTGGGCAAGAACGTGCAGGACATCAAGAATGTCGTGCTGCAGACCCTGGAGGGGCACCTGCGCTCCATCCTTG ggacCCTGACTGTGGAGCAGATTTATCAAGACCGGGACCAGTTTGCCAAGCTGGTGCGGGAGGTGGCAGCCCCTGACGTCGGCCGCATGGGCATCGAGATCCTCAGCTTCACCATCAAG gaCGTGTATGACAAAGTAGACTATCTGAGCTCCCTGGGCAAGACACAGACTGCCGTGGTACAAAGAGATGCCGACATCGGAGTGGCCGAGGCCGAGCGGGATGCAGGCATCCGG gaAGCCGAGTGCAAGAAAGAGATGCTGGACGTGAAGTTTATGGCAGACACTAAGATTGCCGACTCCAAACGAGCCTTTGAGCTGCAAAAGTCAGCCTTCAGTGAGGAGGTCAACATCAAG ACAGCTGAGGCCCAGCTGGCCTATGAGCTACAAGGGGCCCGTGAGCAACAGAAGATCCGGCAGGAAGAAATTGAGATTGAGATTGTGCAGCGCAAGAAGCAGATTGCAGTGGAGGCGCAGGAGATCCTGCGTGTAGACAAGGAGCTCATTGCCACAGTGCGCCGCCCCGCCGAGGCCGAGGCCCACCGCATACAGCAGATCGCTGAGGGTGAAAA GGTGAAGCAGGTCCTCTTGGCACAGGCAGAGGCTGAGAAGATCCGCAAAAtcggggaggcagaggcagcagtcATCGAGGCAATGGGCAAGGCAGAGGCCGAGCGGATGAAACTCAAGGCTGAGGCCTACCAGAAATATGGGGACGCAGCCAAGATGGCCTTGGTGCTGGAGACCCTGCCCGAG ATTGCTGCCAAAATTGCTGCCCCACTCACCAAAGTCGATGAGATTGTGATCCTCAGTGGGGACAACAGCAAGGTGACATCAGAAGTGAACCGACTGCTGGCCGAGCTGCCTGCCTCTGTGCATGCCCTCACAGGCGTGGACCTGACTCAG ATACCCCTGATCAAGAAGGCCACCAGTGCACAGGTGTGA
- the FLOT2 gene encoding flotillin-2 isoform X3 yields the protein MTLQPRCEDVETAEGVALTVTGVAQVKIMTEKELLAVACEQFLGKNVQDIKNVVLQTLEGHLRSILGTLTVEQIYQDRDQFAKLVREVAAPDVGRMGIEILSFTIKDVYDKVDYLSSLGKTQTAVVQRDADIGVAEAERDAGIREAECKKEMLDVKFMADTKIADSKRAFELQKSAFSEEVNIKTAEAQLAYELQGAREQQKIRQEEIEIEIVQRKKQIAVEAQEILRVDKELIATVRRPAEAEAHRIQQIAEGEKVKQVLLAQAEAEKIRKIGEAEAAVIEAMGKAEAERMKLKAEAYQKYGDAAKMALVLETLPEIAAKIAAPLTKVDEIVILSGDNSKVTSEVNRLLAELPASVHALTGVDLTQIPLIKKATSAQV from the exons ATGACGTTACAGCCCCGCTGCGAGGACGTAGAGACGGCCGAGGGGGTAGCTTTAACTGTGACGGGTGTCGCCCAG GTGAAGATCATGACAGAGAAGGAGCTCTTGGCCGTGGCCTGCGAGCAGTTCCTGGGCAAGAACGTGCAGGACATCAAGAATGTCGTGCTGCAGACCCTGGAGGGGCACCTGCGCTCCATCCTTG ggacCCTGACTGTGGAGCAGATTTATCAAGACCGGGACCAGTTTGCCAAGCTGGTGCGGGAGGTGGCAGCCCCTGACGTCGGCCGCATGGGCATCGAGATCCTCAGCTTCACCATCAAG gaCGTGTATGACAAAGTAGACTATCTGAGCTCCCTGGGCAAGACACAGACTGCCGTGGTACAAAGAGATGCCGACATCGGAGTGGCCGAGGCCGAGCGGGATGCAGGCATCCGG gaAGCCGAGTGCAAGAAAGAGATGCTGGACGTGAAGTTTATGGCAGACACTAAGATTGCCGACTCCAAACGAGCCTTTGAGCTGCAAAAGTCAGCCTTCAGTGAGGAGGTCAACATCAAG ACAGCTGAGGCCCAGCTGGCCTATGAGCTACAAGGGGCCCGTGAGCAACAGAAGATCCGGCAGGAAGAAATTGAGATTGAGATTGTGCAGCGCAAGAAGCAGATTGCAGTGGAGGCGCAGGAGATCCTGCGTGTAGACAAGGAGCTCATTGCCACAGTGCGCCGCCCCGCCGAGGCCGAGGCCCACCGCATACAGCAGATCGCTGAGGGTGAAAA GGTGAAGCAGGTCCTCTTGGCACAGGCAGAGGCTGAGAAGATCCGCAAAAtcggggaggcagaggcagcagtcATCGAGGCAATGGGCAAGGCAGAGGCCGAGCGGATGAAACTCAAGGCTGAGGCCTACCAGAAATATGGGGACGCAGCCAAGATGGCCTTGGTGCTGGAGACCCTGCCCGAG ATTGCTGCCAAAATTGCTGCCCCACTCACCAAAGTCGATGAGATTGTGATCCTCAGTGGGGACAACAGCAAGGTGACATCAGAAGTGAACCGACTGCTGGCCGAGCTGCCTGCCTCTGTGCATGCCCTCACAGGCGTGGACCTGACTCAG ATACCCCTGATCAAGAAGGCCACCAGTGCACAGGTGTGA
- the FLOT2 gene encoding flotillin-2 isoform X4: MTILCRCENIETSEGVPLFVTGVAQVKIMTEKELLAVACEQFLGKNVQDIKNVVLQTLEGHLRSILGTLTVEQIYQDRDQFAKLVREVAAPDVGRMGIEILSFTIKDVYDKVDYLSSLGKTQTAVVQRDADIGVAEAERDAGIREAECKKEMLDVKFMADTKIADSKRAFELQKSAFSEEVNIKTAEAQLAYELQGAREQQKIRQEEIEIEIVQRKKQIAVEAQEILRVDKELIATVRRPAEAEAHRIQQIAEGEKVKQVLLAQAEAEKIRKIGEAEAAVIEAMGKAEAERMKLKAEAYQKYGDAAKMALVLETLPEIAAKIAAPLTKVDEIVILSGDNSKVTSEVNRLLAELPASVHALTGVDLTQIPLIKKATSAQV, from the exons GTGAAGATCATGACAGAGAAGGAGCTCTTGGCCGTGGCCTGCGAGCAGTTCCTGGGCAAGAACGTGCAGGACATCAAGAATGTCGTGCTGCAGACCCTGGAGGGGCACCTGCGCTCCATCCTTG ggacCCTGACTGTGGAGCAGATTTATCAAGACCGGGACCAGTTTGCCAAGCTGGTGCGGGAGGTGGCAGCCCCTGACGTCGGCCGCATGGGCATCGAGATCCTCAGCTTCACCATCAAG gaCGTGTATGACAAAGTAGACTATCTGAGCTCCCTGGGCAAGACACAGACTGCCGTGGTACAAAGAGATGCCGACATCGGAGTGGCCGAGGCCGAGCGGGATGCAGGCATCCGG gaAGCCGAGTGCAAGAAAGAGATGCTGGACGTGAAGTTTATGGCAGACACTAAGATTGCCGACTCCAAACGAGCCTTTGAGCTGCAAAAGTCAGCCTTCAGTGAGGAGGTCAACATCAAG ACAGCTGAGGCCCAGCTGGCCTATGAGCTACAAGGGGCCCGTGAGCAACAGAAGATCCGGCAGGAAGAAATTGAGATTGAGATTGTGCAGCGCAAGAAGCAGATTGCAGTGGAGGCGCAGGAGATCCTGCGTGTAGACAAGGAGCTCATTGCCACAGTGCGCCGCCCCGCCGAGGCCGAGGCCCACCGCATACAGCAGATCGCTGAGGGTGAAAA GGTGAAGCAGGTCCTCTTGGCACAGGCAGAGGCTGAGAAGATCCGCAAAAtcggggaggcagaggcagcagtcATCGAGGCAATGGGCAAGGCAGAGGCCGAGCGGATGAAACTCAAGGCTGAGGCCTACCAGAAATATGGGGACGCAGCCAAGATGGCCTTGGTGCTGGAGACCCTGCCCGAG ATTGCTGCCAAAATTGCTGCCCCACTCACCAAAGTCGATGAGATTGTGATCCTCAGTGGGGACAACAGCAAGGTGACATCAGAAGTGAACCGACTGCTGGCCGAGCTGCCTGCCTCTGTGCATGCCCTCACAGGCGTGGACCTGACTCAG ATACCCCTGATCAAGAAGGCCACCAGTGCACAGGTGTGA